The sequence GAGATCGGGTGGGTGCTGGCGATCTACAACGCGAGCGGCTTCCTCGCCTCGCTGGTGGTGCCCGCCTGGGCGGACCGCCGCCAGGAGTATCTGGGGCCGATGCTGCTCAGCGGCGTGCTCACGGTGCTGCTGGTGCTGCTGCTGGCCCTGGTCACCACCCTGCCCCTGGTGACCATCGTGCTGGTGGTGGTGGGCGGACCGGCCGGGGTGGGGGTCTCGCTGCTGTGGGCGCATCTGCGCCATGCCGGGGCGCGGCCCGCGCAGATCGTGAACACGCGCGCGATCGTCTCGGTCGCGTGGGTCGCGGGGCCTCCGCTCGCGACGCTCATCATCGGCTGGTTCGGGCCGCAGGCGATCCTGCTCGCGATCGCTCTGGTGGCGCTGGCGAACATCGGCACCACGATGCTCATGATCCGCGGCCACCGCACCGCCCTCGCCTCCGGCACCCCGCCGGCCCCCGCGCACGAGGAGGACGACGTCTCCCTCGGCACGGCGGGCATCGTGCTGGTCACCGCCGCGTTCGTGCTGCTGCAGGCCACGAATGCGACCGCCATGTCGTTCCTGGCCGTGTACGTGCCGCAGACGATGGGCGCGGACGTGGTGTGGGCCGGTGTCGCGCTCGGGGTCGCCGCCGGCCTCGAGGTGCCGGCGCTCATGATCGTCGCGCGGCTGACCACGCGGCACTCGAGCCTCGGCCTGATCCTCACCAGCTGCGTGGCCGGGATCGCCTACTACCTGGGCGTCGCCGTGGCGTCCGGGCCGATCCTGCTGATCGCGCTGCAGGTGCTCAACGCCTGGTGCTTCGCGGGGATCGGTGGGGTGGGGCTCACCCTGTTCCAGCAGATGATCCGTCGGCCGGGCCTGTCCACCGGGCTGTACATGAACACCCGGCGGGTGGGCGCGATCCTCTCCGGCCCGCTCATCGTGCTCGGCGGGGCGACCGTCCTCGGCCAACGCGCCACGTTCCTCGCCTGCGCCCTGCTGACCCTGGTGGGCCTGCTGATCATCGCCGTGGCGGGCCGGCGCAGCTCTCAGATCGTGGCCACCGAGCCCGCGTCGACCCGGTAGTTCGAGCCGGTGACGAAGGAGGCGCGGTCCGAGCACAGGAACGCGACCACGGCCGCGACCTCCTCGGGCTCGCCCCGGCGCTCGAGCTCGAGGTGCGGCCGCTGCTCCTGGAGGAAGGAGCGGATGGCCTCGTCCCGGTCGACGCCGAGCTGCGCGGCGCGCTTGTCCATCATCGCGTCGGTCATCGGCGTGTGGATGAACGCCGGGGAGACCGCGTTGACCAGCAGGCCCTCGCGCGCATAGGTGCGCGAGAGGCCCTTGGACAGCGCGAGCAGCCCGGCCTTGGAGGCGCAGTAGGGCAGCTCGTCGTCGTAGGGCTGCACGGCATCCTCCGAGGTGAGGAACACCAGGCGGCCCCAGCCGCCGCGCCGCAGGGCCGGCAGGAACTGCCGGGTGATGCGCACGGCGCCGAGCAGGTCCGTGGTCAGCGTGTCCACCCACCCCTGGTCGTCGATCTCGTGGAACAGCCCCTGCGCCCCGGTGACCCCGGCGGCGTGGACGAGGATGTCGATGTCGCCGATCGCCTCCTGGACCGCCGCGCCGAGCGCTTCGATCTCCTCGAGGCGCGTGACGTCGGCGGCGTGGTGCAGCACTCGGCCCGCGGAGGGGTCGAGGGAGTCCGCGGCGCGGGCGAGCTCCTCGGGGTCGCGGTCGGTGAGGAACACCGTGACCCCCGCGTGCAGGAGCTCCTGCGCGCTGTGCCAGCCGATCCCGGAGTCGCCCCCGGTGATCAGCGCCTTCTTCCCGGTGATGTGCAGGTCCATGGTCAGCCGATGCTCCCTCGCAGCAGGTCCCGGTCGGTGATCCGGTCGGCGATGACCGTGCGGGCGGCGTCCCGCGCGCCGTCGATCTGCCACATCAGCACGCCGACGGGCCGGCCCTGGTCATCGAGGTAGTAGACGACGCTGCGCTGGGTGTCGTGGTGGACCTCGAGCATCTCGAGGGAGGGGTCGAGGGTGCCGACGGCCTCCCAGCGCACCCCGTAGACCATCGAGTAGAAGTAGGGGGTGTGGTCGTAGGGGGCCTCGGCGCCGGCCATCGCGCGCCCGGCGGCCGCGCCTGATTCACGGGCGTGGTCGACGTGCTCGATGCGGGTGCGGCCGAGGATCGCGTCGGGGTACTCGATGATGTCGCCGGCCGCCCAGATCGCGGGGTCGGAGGTGCGCAGGTGCTCGTCGACCACCACGCCCTCGGAGACCTCCAGCCCTGCCTGTCGGGCCAGGTCGAGGCGGGGCTCGGCGCCGAGGCCGATCACGACGATGTCGCCGCCGACGGCGGTGCCGTCATCGAGGGTGACGCCGACGTCCGCATCGTCCTGCACGGTGATCTGTTCGGCGCGCCGCCCGGGCAGCAGCTCGACGCCGTGGTCGGTGAACAGCTTCTGGTACCGCTGGGCGAGGCTCGGCGGGAACTGGGAGGCGCCGAGCACGTCGTCGGGGAACACGAGGGTGACGTGGGCGCCGTTCAGCGAGAGGGACGCGGCGATCTCGGCACCGATGTATCCGCCGCCGACCACCACCGCGCGCGACCCGTCGGTGAGCAGGTGCCGCAGCGTGCGGTAGTCCGCGAAGCTGCGGAAGTGGATCACGCGCTCGTCCTCGGGGCCCTCGAGACGGCGCGGCTCGGACCCGGTGCCCAGCAGCAGCGTGCCGTAGCCGATGCGCTCCCCGCCCTCGAGCTCGACCTGCTTCGCCTCGCGGTCGATCGCGGTGACCACGGCGCGCACCCGCAGCTCGGCGCCGGTGTCCTCCGCGGTGCCCAGCGGAACGGCGTCCTCGCCGAACTCGGGATCGATCCACAGCTTCTTCGTGAGCGCGGGGCGGGTGTAGGGAGCGTCCTCGTCGGAGCTGAGGATGCCGATGCTGCCCGTCGCTCCGTGCTCGCGCAGCGCGCGGGCGGCGTCATCGGCGACCTGCCCGCCCCCGATGATCAGATGGTCGTACGAGGTCATCTCGGAGATCTCCTTCGTCACGGCGTCGGGATACCCCGAGTAGACCTGCTGGGCCGGAGAACGTCGAGCCCTGGGCGGAAGATCGACCGTTCGGTCCTGCCGCACGGCCGCGGGTGTGAGGTTCACGAAGACGCCTGCTCACCGTGCCCGCACCCGCCGTACCGTGTCAGAGGCACAAGAAGCCCTCCCGCCGTCCCCTCCCCCGGAGCAGCACCGCACGATGAGCACGACCACGCAGCCCTCCCCCGCCCCCGCGACGGCCCGTCGCCGGCCCGGTCTGAAGGCGCGCCACCTGCACTTCATCGCGCTCGGCTCCGCGATCGGGACGGGCCTGTTCTACGGCTCGGCCGGGGCGATCCAGGCCGCCGGGCCCGCCGTCCTGCTGGTGTATCTCGTGGGCGGCGCCGTCGTGTACTTCATGCTGCGCGCCCTCGGGGAGATGGCGGTGCGGATGCCGATCTCCGGCTCCTTCGCCGAGTACACGCGCCGCTTCCTGGGCCCCTGGGCCGGGTACATCACCGGCTGGATGTTCGCCTTCGAGATGCTCATCGTCTGCCTCGCCGATCTCACCGCGATCGCGATCTACATGCGGTTGTGGTTCCCGGACACCGCGCAGTGGATCTGGGTGGCGGCCACGCTGCTCATCGTGGGCGCCGCGAACCTCGCGAGCGTGCGCTGGTTCGGGGAGCTCGAGTTCGTGTTCACGATCATCAAGGTCGGTGCCGTGATCGCGATGATCGTGGGCGGCGCGGCGATCCTCGCCTTCGGGCTCGGCGACCCCTCCACCCCCACCGGGCTGGGGAACCTCACGGCCGACGGTGGCTTCTTCCCGCACGGTCCGGGCGGGATGATCAGCGCCTTCATCCTGGTGCTGTTCGCCTTCGGCGGCACCGAGATCATCGGCGTGGCCGGCACCGAGGCGGAGGATCCGGGCACCGCGATCCCGAAGGCCGTGAACACCGTGCCGGTGCGGATCCTGCTGTTCTACGTGCTCGCGATCGGGGTGATCCTGCTGCTGACCCCCTGGCAGCAGATCACCGGCGAGGAGTCGCCGTTCGTGCAGATCTTCTCCACCCTCGGCGTGAACTGGGCGGCGGCGCTGCTGAACGTCGTGGTGATCACCGCGGCGCTCTCGGCCATCAACGCGGACCTCTTCGGCGCCGGCCGCGTGGTCGCCGGCATGGCCCGGGAGCGCCTCGCCCCGCGGGCGCTCGCGAGCACGGTCCGGGGAGTCCCCGTCGTCACCACGCTCGCGATGCTGGGCGTGCTGGTGGTGGGGGTCGCGCTGAACTGGGCGCTGCCCGAGAGCGTGTTCACCATCGTCGCCTCGCTCGCCACCTTCGCGACCGTCTTCGTGTGGCTGATGATCCTCCTCGCGCAGGTCGCCTCCCGCCGCGGCATGAGCCGCCCGGAGCGGGACGCCCTCGAGTTCCCGGTGCCGCTGTGGCCCTACGGGCAGGCCTTCGCGATCGCGTTCATCCTCTTCACCTTCGGGATCATGGTGTGGCAGCGCGAATACCACACGGCGCTGCTGGTGGGAGTCGGCTTCGTGGCGGGGATGTCGCTGCTGTACGCGGCGACGGGCCGGCACCGCCGCTGACCGGTGCGGCAGAATGGGGGCCGACACCGCTGTCCCCGGGCGAGGAGGCCCCTCATGGACGAGATCGTGATCGTCGCCGCTGCCCGCACCCCGCAGGGCCGCCTGCTCGGGGCGCTGTCCTCCCTCTCCGCCCCGCAGCTCGGCGCCCGCGCCCTCGAGGGGGCGCTCGCGCGCGGCGGCGTCGACCAGGCCGCGGTGGATGCCGTGATCATGGGGCAGGTGCTGCCCGCCGGCTCGGGCCAGAACCCGGCCCGCCAGGCGGCGATCGGTGCCGGGATCGGCTGGGACGTGCCGGCGCACGGCGTCGACAAGGTGTGCCTCTCGGGCCTGACCGCGGTGATCGACGCGGCGCGGATGATCGCCGTGGGCGATGCGGAGGTGGTGGCCGCCGGGGGCATGGAGTCGATGTCCCAGGCGCCCCACCTGCTCATGCGCTCGCGCACCGGATGGAAGTACGGGGCCGTCGAGGCGCTCGACCACATGGCCCATGACGGCCTCACCGATGCCTACGACCGCGAGAGCATGGGGCAGTCCACCGAGCGGCACAACCCCCGCTTCGGGGTCACGCGCGAGGAGCAGGACCACGTCGCGGCCCTCTCGCACCAGCGCGCCGCCGCGGCCGCGGGCGCGGGCATCCTCGCCGAGGAGATCGTGCCCGTCGAGGTGCCGCAGCGTCGCGGCGATCCGCTCGTGGTGACCGCCGACGAGGGGATCCGCCCCGAGACCACGCCCGAGGCCCTCGCGGCGCTGCGCCCCGCCTTCGCCGAGGGCGGCAGCATCACCGCGGGAAACTCCTCGCAGATCTCCGACGGCGCGGCGGCGCTGCTGCTCACCACCCGCTCGCGCGCCGCGCAGGAGGGATGGCAGGTGCTGGCCTCGCTCGGGGCCTGGGGCCAGACGGCCGGGCCGGACAACTCCCTGCAGGCGCAGCCCGCCGACGCGATCGCCCGGGCGCTCGCGAGGCAGGGCCTCGCCGCCGCCGCTCTGGACCTCGTGGAGATCAACGAGGCCTTCGGGGCGGTGGTCGCCCATTCGCAGCGCGCCCTCGGCCTGCCCGAGGAGATCGTGAACCCCCACGGCGGGGGCATCGCCCTCGGCCATCCGATCGGCGCCTCCGGCGCGCGGCTCGTCGTCCATGCCGCCCATGAGCTGCGCCGTCGCGGCTCCGGCACGGCCGCGGTCGCGCTCTGCGGCGGGGGCGGGCAGGGCGAGGCGCTCCTGCTCACCCGCTGAGGGCGCGAGCCGCCCGCGGCCCCGAGTTCGGCGGCTCGAACTCGCAGGTTTGCTAGCGTTCGAGCATGTCCGTCTCCGAGCTCTCGATGAGCACCCAGAACTACCTCAAGGCGATCTGGAGCCTCGGGGAATGGTCCACGGACCCCGTCACCACCTCCGCGCTCGCGGCCCGCGTGGGCGTGCGGCTCTCGACGGTCTCGGACGCGCTGCGCAAGCTCACCGAGCAGGGGCTGCTCGAGCACACCCCGTACGGCGCGATCACCCTCAGCGAGCAGGGCCGCACCCACGCGCTGGCGATGGTGCGCCGCCACCGGCTGATCGAGACGTTCCTCGTCGAGGTGCTGGACTACAGCTGGGACCAGGTCCATGACGAGGCCGAGCACCTCGAGCACGCCGTCTCCGACTTCCTCGTCGAGCGGATGGACCAGCACCTGGGCCATCCCTCGCGCGATCCGCACGGCGACCCGATCCCCGCCGCCGACGGCAGCGTCGAGCGGCCGGACGCCGTGCTGCTGTCCGAGCTTCCCGCCGGGTCGACGGTTCGGGTGGAGCGGATCTCGGACGCGGACCCGCAGCTGCTCACCTTCTTCGCCGAACGGGGCATCGGGATGGGCACCGTGCTGGACGTGCGCCCCGGCACGCCGTTCTCCGACGCGGTCGAGGTCGCGGTCAGCGGAGCGCAGGAGAGCCTGACGCTGGGCCGCTCCGCGACCGGCGCGGTGTGGGTCACGCTCGCGCCGGGCTCGCCCTCCGGCGCCGACGCGCGCTGAGCGCCCGGCCCAGCAGCCCGCGCCGCGGCTCGAGCAGGTACACCAGGGCGAACACCGCGCCCTGCACGAGCACCACCAGCCCGCCCGAGGAGGCATCCACCCAGAAGCTGAGCAGGATGCCCAGCACCGCGGAGCTCACGGAGATCGCGGGGGCGATCAGCAGCATCCGGCTGAAGCGGTCCGTGAGCAGGTGCGCCGTGGCGCCGGGGACGATGAGCATCGCGACCACGAGCACCACCCCCACCACCTGCAGCGCGACCACCGCGGTGAGGGCCAGCACGCCCAGCAGCAGGCCGCCCAGGAAGCGGGGCGAGAGGCCGATGGCCCGCGCGTGCAGCGGGTCGAAGGCGTAGAGCGTGAGGTCTCGTCGCTTGAGCAGGAGCGTCACGAGCGCGACGCCGGCCAGCAGGCAGATCTGCAGCAGGTCCCCGCGCGAGACCCCGAGGATGTTGCCGAAGATGATGTGGTTCAGGTCCGTCTGGCTGGGGGTCACCGAGATCAGCACGAGCCCGAGGGCGAACAGGGTGGTGAACACGATCCCGATCGCGGCATCCTCCTTCACCCGGCTGGTGCCGCGGACCGCTCCGATGAGCACGACGGCGAGGAGCCCGAAGACGAGCGCGCCGAGGGCGAACGGCGCCCCGACCATGTAGGCGAGGACCACGCCGGGCAGCACGGCGTGGGAGACGGCGTCCCCCATCAGCGACCAGCCCACCAGCACGAGCCAGCAGGACAGCAGGGCGCACACGACTGCGGCGGCGACCGTCGCCAGGAGCGCCCGCAGCATGAAGTCGTACTGCAGCGGCACGAGGACCAGGTCGAGCAGGCTCATGCCGCGCCTCCCTCGTCGAGGCGGCCCAGCGGGTCGAGTCCGAAGGCGAGCGCGAGCCGCTCCGGTGCGAGGGCCTCCTGCACCGGTCCCTGGAAGAGCACCCGGCGCAGCAGCAGCACCGCCTCGTCGGCGAGCTGGGGCAGGGCGTGGAGGTCGTGGGTGGAGACGAGCACGGTGCATCCGTCGGCCGCGAGCTCGCGCAGCAGGGAGACCATCGTGGCCTCGCTGCGCTTGTCGACCCCGGCGAAGGGCTCGTCCAGCAGCAGCACCCGCGCCCCCTGCGCGATGCCGCGCGCCACGAAGGCGCGCTTGCGCTGCCCTCCGGAGAGCCGGCCGATCTGGCGGTCCGCGTACTCGGTGAGCTCCACCCGCTCGAGCGCCTCCGCGACCGCGCGCCTGTCCGCGGGACGCACCCGACGGGTGAGGCCCTGGTGGCCGTAGCGGCCCATCATCACCACGTCCCGGACGGAGACGGGGAAGGCCCAGTCCACGTGCTCGCTCTGCGGGACGTAGCCGACCAGGCCGCGGGCGCGCGCCGCGCGGGGGTCCGCGCCGCCGAGCGCTACCGTGCCGGCGTCGGGCCGCAGCATCCCCATGATCGCGGTGAACAGGGTCGACTTCCCCGAGCCGTTCATGCCGATCAGCCCGGTCACGCGCCCGGGGGCGACCTCGAGGCTCGCCCCGTCCAGGGCCGTCACCTCGCCGTAGCGCACCACGAGATCCTGCACGCTGATGGCCGTCATGCCGCGCCTCCCGTCAGCGCCTCGACGATGGTGTCGGCGTCGTGGTGCAGCAGGTCGAGGTAGGTGGGCACCGGGCCGTCCGGCGCCGAGAGCGAGTCGACGTAGAGGGTGCCGCCGAACTGCGCGTCGGTCGCCTCGACCACCTGCTGCATCGGCGCGTCCGAGACGGTGGACTCGCAGAACACGGCCGGGACGTCCTGGGCGTCGACGTGGTCGATCACCGCGGCGATCTGCTGCGGGGTGGCCTGCTGCTCGGCGTTGACGGGCCAGATGTACTGCTCGCTCAGGCCCACGTCCCGCGCGAGGTAGGAGAAGGCGCCCTCGCAGGTCACCAGCGAGCGCTGCTCCTCGGGCACGGTCTCGAGCTCGGCGACGAGGTCGTCGTGGACCTCCTGCAGCTGCGCGGTGTACTCCGCGCCCTGGGCGGCGTAGTCCTCGGCGTGCTCGGGATCCAGCTGGGAGAACGCCTCGACCATGTTCTCGACGTAGACCTGCACGTTCAGCGGGCTCATCCAGGCGTGCGGGTTCGGCTTGCCGGCGTCGACGTCGCCGGTGATGTCCATGACCTCGACCCCCTCGGAGACCACCACACGGGGCACGTCCACGGAGTCGACGAACTGGGCGAACCACGCCTCGAGCCCCAGGCCGTTGTCGAGCACGAGATCCGCCTCGGAGGCGGCGGCGATGTCGCGCGGGGTGGGTTCGTAGCCGTGGATCTCGGCCCCGGCCTTGGTGAGGGAGGCGACCTCGAGGTGGTCCCCGGCCACGTTCTGCGCGATGTCCGCGAGCACCGTGAAGGTGGTCAGCACCAGGGGCCTGTCCTTCTCGGCCCCGCTGGAGGCGATCCCGCACCCCGCGAGCACGAGCGCCCCGACGACAGCGGCGCCGAGCATCCTCCACCAGCGTGTACGCATCACAGCACATCCTTCTTCGTTGTCCCGCACTGCCAATGTTCGTTGCACCGAACTTGTCAGATCCTACCCGCCCGACGGAGAGCGACGCGCCGACGCCCGTCATCCATTCGTTGATGCATGCATTAGAGTGCCGGCGTGGAATCCCTGGAACTGCCCTGGCTCGATACGCCCGAGTCGCGCCCGCTCGCCGAGCGCATCGCCGCCTCCGTCGCGCAGCAGATCGCCGAGGGGGACATCGAGCCCGGCGAGCTGCTCACCGAGGTCGAGGTCGCCGCCCGGCACGGCGCGAGCCGCACCCCCGCCCGCGAGGCGATGCTGAAGCTCGAGCGATGGGGCCTGGTGCGCCTGGTGCCGAAGAAGGGCGCGCTGGTCACGAGCCCCACGGCGCGGGAGCGGCGTGAGCTGCTGTCGGTGCGTTCGATGCTCGAGAGCCACGCCGTCACCCGCATCGCGGAGTCCGAGCCGCAGCGCGCCGCGCTGCTCGCCGAGCTCGCCCCGCTCCTCGAGGCCCAGCGGGAAGCCGTCGGCCGCCCGGCGGAGTTCGCGCTGCTCGACCATTCCTTCCATCTGCGGATCGCGCTGCGCGACGAGAACCGGGTCGTCGAGGAGATCCTCCGCTCGCTGAGCCCGCGCCTGTTCCGGCTCACGCACCTCGCGGTCACCGCTCCCGCCGCGGATCTCGCCGCCCTCCACCGCGAGCACGCGGAGCTCGCCGAGGCGGTGCGCCGGCGGGACGTGGCCCGCTTCCGCACCCTCATCGACCGCCACCTGGTCGCCGGACACGAGCACTACGAGGTCATGCCGTGAGCCGCCGGGGCGTCGCGCCCTGGCTGCGGGTGGCACCGACCGGCTTCGTGCTCGCGTGGGGCGGCAACCACTTCACGCCGCTGCTGCACGTGTACGAGACGGTGGGCGGCTACGCGCCGTGGCAGGCGAATCTGCTGCTGGGCATGTACGTGGTGGGGCTGGTGCCCGGGATGCTGCTGGCCGCCGCGCTCTCGGACCGCCACGGCCGCCGGCCCCTGGCCGTCGTGGGCCTGCTCAGCGCCGCGCTCGCGAGCGCGCTGCTGGCCCTGGGGATGGGCAGCTTCCCGGTGCTGTGCCTGGGCCGCGCGATCGCGGGGATCGGGGTGGGCATCGGCATGTCCGTGGGCTCGAGCTGGATCAAGGAGCTCTCCGCCCCTCCGCACGAGGCCGAGGCGACCCCCACGGCGGGGGCCCGGCGCTCCTCGATGACCCTCACCCTCGGCTTCGCGATCGGCGCCGGGGCGACGGGCTCGCTCGCGCAGTGGGCGCCGCTGCCGGGGCAGCTCCCCTACCTCGCCCACCTGCTGCTGTGCCTCGTCGCGGCCGCGGCGCTGCCCACCGCCCCGGAGAGCCTCCCGCGCTCGCTGCGCGCCCGCGGCTCCCTGCGGGAGGACCTGCGCGTCCCCTCGGCCGGCCATCCGATCTTCCGGCGCCTCGTGCTGCCCGCGGCGCCGTGGGTGTTCGCCGCGGCGGGCGTCGCCTACGCGATCCTGCCCAGCACCGTCGAGGACCGCCTCGGCGACTCCGCGACGATCTACGCGACCGGCCTGACCGTGCTCACCCTCGGCGTCGGCGCCCTCGCACAGGGCACCGTCGCTCTGCTGAACCGGCTCACGCGCGGCCGCGCGCTGCTGGTGGGCATGAGCGGCATGGCGGTGGGGATGGCCCTGGCCGCGCTCGCGAGCACCCTGCACAGCCCCCTGTTCGTGGCGGGCGTGGCCGCGGTGCTCGGCGCCTCCTACGGGGTGTGCGTGGTGGCGGGGCTGCTCATCGCCCAGTCCCTCGCGACCCCGCGGGACCTCGCCGGCATCACCGGGGTGTACTACTCGCTCGCCTACCTCGGGTTCCTGCTGCCCACCCTCCTCGCGGCGCTCACGCCGGTGCTGTCGTACACCGGCGGGCTGCTCGGCGTCGCCGCGCTCAGCGTGCTGTGCCTGGCGCTCGTGGCCCTCGGGCTGCGCCGGCCCCCGGCGGTCCCGACGACCGCGCCGGACAGCGCGGCCCTCCCGGCCGCGGAGGAGGAGCTGGCGCTCACCCGGTGACGGTGCGGGCGATCTCGTGGATCTGCTCGAGCCGGCCCCACTCGTCGTCATCCGTGCCGGCGTAGACGTAGGAGATGCGGCCGGCGTAGCCGACGTCGCGCAGCACGGTGAGGGCGCGGGTCAGATCCTCCGCATCGAGCACGCCCGGCGAGGTCTCGCGTGCCTTGACCTGGGAGCACTCCGCGCCCCCGGCCACGGCGGCGATCTGCTCGTACTTGTCCTCGCCGGTCCAGTTGCCGGTGTCGATGAGCAGGCCCACCTCGCCCTCGAGCCGGTCGAGCAGGTCCCGCGTGGTGGCCGCGTCGACCAGCAGCGACTTCCAGTTCTCGGTGAGCAGGCGGAGGCCGGGATGCGCCGCGGCGAGCGCCCGGAGCCGGCGAGCGCTCAGCGCGAGCGTCTCCTGCGTCGGCGGCTGGTCCCCGGCGGGCACCCGCACCCGCGGGGCGCCGAGCTGCTCGGCGATCTCGATCCAGCCCGACAGCCAGCGCTGCTGCTGCTCGCCGCGCTCGGGGTGGGTCACGTCCCCGTCGTCCACGAGGAAGCACTCGAGGTCCACGCCGGCGGCGCGGAAGGCGTCGCGCACCTCGGCGAGATACGAGGCCTCGGTGCGCGGCAGGTAGAAGTGGCACAGCTGGGCGCTGGCGAATCCGTGTGCGGCGAGCTGCGCGGGCAGCTCGAGCAGGTCCAGACCGTCTGTGGAGGGGTTCTCGGTGAGCACGCCGGAGGGGGCGGAGCCCGGTGCGACGAAGCGGCCCATCGTGCGGAACAGGGACCAGGTGTGGAGGGACTTGGTGGGGTCGAGAGCGTGGGGCATGGGAGCTCCTGGGGTCGGGGCGGGGAGGCGGGGACGATCAGGCCTGCTGGCAGACCCATCCGGCCGGGAGGGTCCCGGTGCGCAGCAGCTCCCGCACCCGGGCGCCGTCCTCGGCGTCGAGATCCGCATCCAGGTGCGGGTAGATGACCGGCTCCTCCTTCGCGTTGTGGTCCTCGAGCAGGGAGAGCAGCTCCCGGCAGGCGGTCTCGAGCCCCTCGGTGCCGGTGGCGGGGTCCTCGAGGTCGGCGGCGAGGGCGTCCATGCGGCGCCACAGCTCGCCGTGCTCGCGCCGCATCACCATCAGCGGCATTATCAGCGGGCCGGGCGGCAGGCGCGGGAAGACGATCTCCTCCTCGAGGTAGATGTGGCGGCGCAGCGCCTCCATCGCTCCTCGCAGCGGTGCGGCGCGGCGGCGGGGCTCCGGCTCCGTCGCGGCGAGGTACGCCTCGATGCCGGCGTCGATCTCGTGGTGCTCGCGGGTGAATGCTGCGGCGAGGGAGGGCTCCTCCTCGCCTCGGGATGTGGTGTGCATACCGTGTCCTCCTGGCGCTGCGGCACGACCGTCGCCGCTCACGCTACTCCCGTCGCCAGGCTCGGCGCGGTGCCGGGTAGGAGGTCCCAGCTGGCGCATACCCCTGCCCGGTATAGTCGCCGGCGACCTGACATCACCCCCGGAGGATCGCCCCGTGCTCACCTCACGCCCCGCCCCTGCCCTCCCGCGCCGTGCCCTGGGCGGAATCCTGGCGCTGCCCGCCCTCGCCCTCGCGGGGTGCTCACGGGATGCCGGGACGGAGGCACCGGCTGATCCGGCGCAGGAGCTGCTGAGCGCCCACGACCTCGACGGCCTCGGGGCGCGGGAGATCATCGACCGCCTCGAGGCGCTGCCGCTTCCGGAACGCCCCCAGGACCTGCTCGCCTCGGTGCTGCCGGAGAGCCTCTC comes from Brachybacterium faecium DSM 4810 and encodes:
- a CDS encoding Mn-dependent transcriptional regulator (PFAM: FeoA domain; Iron dependent repressor, metal binding and dimerisation domain; Iron dependent repressor, N-terminal DNA binding domain), which codes for MSVSELSMSTQNYLKAIWSLGEWSTDPVTTSALAARVGVRLSTVSDALRKLTEQGLLEHTPYGAITLSEQGRTHALAMVRRHRLIETFLVEVLDYSWDQVHDEAEHLEHAVSDFLVERMDQHLGHPSRDPHGDPIPAADGSVERPDAVLLSELPAGSTVRVERISDADPQLLTFFAERGIGMGTVLDVRPGTPFSDAVEVAVSGAQESLTLGRSATGAVWVTLAPGSPSGADAR
- a CDS encoding acetyl-CoA acetyltransferase (PFAM: Thiolase, N-terminal domain; Thiolase, C-terminal domain~TIGRFAM: acetyl-CoA acetyltransferases); the encoded protein is MDEIVIVAAARTPQGRLLGALSSLSAPQLGARALEGALARGGVDQAAVDAVIMGQVLPAGSGQNPARQAAIGAGIGWDVPAHGVDKVCLSGLTAVIDAARMIAVGDAEVVAAGGMESMSQAPHLLMRSRTGWKYGAVEALDHMAHDGLTDAYDRESMGQSTERHNPRFGVTREEQDHVAALSHQRAAAAAGAGILAEEIVPVEVPQRRGDPLVVTADEGIRPETTPEALAALRPAFAEGGSITAGNSSQISDGAAALLLTTRSRAAQEGWQVLASLGAWGQTAGPDNSLQAQPADAIARALARQGLAAAALDLVEINEAFGAVVAHSQRALGLPEEIVNPHGGGIALGHPIGASGARLVVHAAHELRRRGSGTAAVALCGGGGQGEALLLTR
- a CDS encoding Major Facilitator Superfamily transporter (PFAM: Major Facilitator Superfamily), whose protein sequence is MNRLLVPTSALMWGLQIAFLSPSLALILATLYGAGTTEIGWVLAIYNASGFLASLVVPAWADRRQEYLGPMLLSGVLTVLLVLLLALVTTLPLVTIVLVVVGGPAGVGVSLLWAHLRHAGARPAQIVNTRAIVSVAWVAGPPLATLIIGWFGPQAILLAIALVALANIGTTMLMIRGHRTALASGTPPAPAHEEDDVSLGTAGIVLVTAAFVLLQATNATAMSFLAVYVPQTMGADVVWAGVALGVAAGLEVPALMIVARLTTRHSSLGLILTSCVAGIAYYLGVAVASGPILLIALQVLNAWCFAGIGGVGLTLFQQMIRRPGLSTGLYMNTRRVGAILSGPLIVLGGATVLGQRATFLACALLTLVGLLIIAVAGRRSSQIVATEPASTR
- a CDS encoding dehydrogenase of unknown specificity, short-chain alcohol dehydrogenase like (PFAM: short chain dehydrogenase); translation: MDLHITGKKALITGGDSGIGWHSAQELLHAGVTVFLTDRDPEELARAADSLDPSAGRVLHHAADVTRLEEIEALGAAVQEAIGDIDILVHAAGVTGAQGLFHEIDDQGWVDTLTTDLLGAVRITRQFLPALRRGGWGRLVFLTSEDAVQPYDDELPYCASKAGLLALSKGLSRTYAREGLLVNAVSPAFIHTPMTDAMMDKRAAQLGVDRDEAIRSFLQEQRPHLELERRGEPEEVAAVVAFLCSDRASFVTGSNYRVDAGSVATI
- a CDS encoding gamma-aminobutyrate permease-like transporter (PFAM: Amino acid permease), which translates into the protein MSTTTQPSPAPATARRRPGLKARHLHFIALGSAIGTGLFYGSAGAIQAAGPAVLLVYLVGGAVVYFMLRALGEMAVRMPISGSFAEYTRRFLGPWAGYITGWMFAFEMLIVCLADLTAIAIYMRLWFPDTAQWIWVAATLLIVGAANLASVRWFGELEFVFTIIKVGAVIAMIVGGAAILAFGLGDPSTPTGLGNLTADGGFFPHGPGGMISAFILVLFAFGGTEIIGVAGTEAEDPGTAIPKAVNTVPVRILLFYVLAIGVILLLTPWQQITGEESPFVQIFSTLGVNWAAALLNVVVITAALSAINADLFGAGRVVAGMARERLAPRALASTVRGVPVVTTLAMLGVLVVGVALNWALPESVFTIVASLATFATVFVWLMILLAQVASRRGMSRPERDALEFPVPLWPYGQAFAIAFILFTFGIMVWQREYHTALLVGVGFVAGMSLLYAATGRHRR
- a CDS encoding NAD(P)H-nitrite reductase (PFAM: Pyridine nucleotide-disulphide oxidoreductase), which produces MTSYDHLIIGGGQVADDAARALREHGATGSIGILSSDEDAPYTRPALTKKLWIDPEFGEDAVPLGTAEDTGAELRVRAVVTAIDREAKQVELEGGERIGYGTLLLGTGSEPRRLEGPEDERVIHFRSFADYRTLRHLLTDGSRAVVVGGGYIGAEIAASLSLNGAHVTLVFPDDVLGASQFPPSLAQRYQKLFTDHGVELLPGRRAEQITVQDDADVGVTLDDGTAVGGDIVVIGLGAEPRLDLARQAGLEVSEGVVVDEHLRTSDPAIWAAGDIIEYPDAILGRTRIEHVDHARESGAAAGRAMAGAEAPYDHTPYFYSMVYGVRWEAVGTLDPSLEMLEVHHDTQRSVVYYLDDQGRPVGVLMWQIDGARDAARTVIADRITDRDLLRGSIG